A window of Acidobacteriota bacterium contains these coding sequences:
- a CDS encoding thiamine phosphate synthase: MILYAITDRRLAFSEEGLLGQASRLLRSGVDWLQIREKDLPDGALCAVLGALRFEALRFETRLLVNGRPDLALAAGASGVHLPASGLPTDEVRRLCPPPMFVVRSCHSVKEVRTAADLGADAVTLGPVFDTPSKRAFGAPLGLGTLEEACRAVSIPVLAIGGVGIPDIPRIRAAGAAGLAAIRLFAETPNPSATVADIRRQCPDGPPAPPGPRIF; the protein is encoded by the coding sequence TTGATTCTCTACGCCATCACCGACCGCCGGCTCGCCTTCTCCGAGGAGGGCCTCCTGGGTCAGGCCTCCCGCCTGCTGCGGTCGGGAGTGGACTGGCTCCAGATCCGGGAGAAGGACCTCCCCGACGGGGCCCTGTGCGCGGTCCTCGGCGCTCTCCGGTTCGAAGCCCTCCGGTTCGAGACGCGGCTGCTGGTCAACGGGCGTCCGGATCTGGCCCTTGCGGCGGGCGCCTCGGGCGTTCATCTCCCCGCCTCCGGCCTTCCCACGGACGAGGTTCGCCGGTTGTGTCCGCCTCCCATGTTCGTGGTCCGGTCCTGTCACTCCGTGAAGGAGGTGCGAACCGCGGCGGACCTGGGCGCCGACGCGGTCACCCTGGGTCCCGTTTTCGATACGCCCTCCAAGCGCGCCTTCGGAGCGCCGCTGGGCCTGGGAACGCTTGAAGAGGCGTGTCGGGCGGTCTCCATCCCCGTTCTCGCCATAGGAGGCGTTGGAATCCCTGACATCCCCCGGATTCGCGCCGCCGGCGCCGCCGGCCTGGCGGCCATCCGCCTCTTCGCCGAGACGCCCAACCCGTCGGCGACGGTGGCCGATATCCGGAGGCAGTGCCCTGATGGGCCCCCCGCTCCCCCAGGGCCTCGAATTTTTTGA
- a CDS encoding DUF3999 family protein, with amino-acid sequence MRIRRFAGVLILAVLPLAAQVPPGRFERIAQAPSEGWYRVNLDPATRGRMTPDARDLRIVDASGAEVPYRLLLPPKPAEAIPAAARAVRESPDGWELVFDLGASTPPHHAFRFEFANRAAVSDCRLESGRDGASWRLLARGDLFRLGEGEGLSRTSLAYPATSDRYLRLIWPKGGDYPDVRRAEALPAPPSPATILEFALSLTHESDLPAGRVYLVSLPGTGAGLKGLRLAAHGAGALSYRLCAVRQGRWETVAEGTLTADPKGAWPDVAVEEGPFESPVLRLEVASGVLPSPSVAAVWGSFQVPSIFFHAGAPGAYRFTYGSLGMAPPQYPSFAVPSPPESVPLLVLGPERDGAPAGLPAARAGLGAALPEASFSTAWPVNPGLRPGELARLELPGAVYAPARTDLGDLRLESGGRQVPYLLHAAAEPVSVWRVTGLIPSPGRIRGESEILLPEVPKGMHLTALELRTSASAFHRPLAVHFVADGSRPGLESPPAVHHGDWSCAGASALPCRLVVPLWGASPGGKIRVVFQDGDNPALSSVDALLWRRGHTLFFLAPEGPARLLAGSPNLQPPRYDLASLASQILAMPSQAADLGPAEEGGSLAGSRTVRLVLVGALILCGAVLLLILARALKRPEG; translated from the coding sequence ATGCGAATCCGCCGCTTCGCGGGAGTCCTGATCCTCGCGGTCCTTCCCCTGGCCGCCCAGGTTCCGCCTGGCCGATTTGAGCGCATCGCCCAGGCCCCTTCGGAGGGCTGGTACCGTGTCAATCTGGATCCCGCCACGCGGGGGCGCATGACCCCCGACGCCCGGGACTTGAGGATTGTGGACGCTTCGGGCGCCGAAGTGCCCTACCGGCTCCTTCTACCCCCGAAGCCAGCCGAAGCCATACCAGCCGCAGCGCGCGCTGTCCGGGAATCCCCGGATGGGTGGGAACTGGTCTTCGACCTCGGTGCCTCGACGCCTCCCCATCATGCCTTCCGTTTCGAGTTCGCCAACCGCGCGGCGGTTTCCGACTGCCGGCTGGAGTCGGGCCGAGACGGCGCATCCTGGCGCCTTCTGGCCCGGGGGGACCTTTTCCGCCTCGGCGAAGGTGAGGGCCTGTCGAGAACTTCTCTGGCCTACCCGGCCACCTCGGATCGCTACCTCCGCCTGATCTGGCCCAAGGGGGGAGACTACCCCGACGTCCGGCGCGCCGAAGCCCTTCCCGCGCCGCCTTCGCCCGCCACGATCCTCGAGTTCGCTCTGAGCCTGACCCACGAGAGCGATCTACCCGCCGGCCGCGTTTATCTCGTGAGCCTGCCGGGTACCGGCGCCGGCCTGAAGGGACTCCGCCTCGCGGCACACGGCGCCGGGGCCCTTTCCTACCGGCTCTGCGCCGTCCGTCAGGGCCGCTGGGAGACCGTCGCCGAGGGGACGTTGACCGCCGATCCAAAGGGCGCGTGGCCCGATGTGGCCGTTGAGGAGGGCCCCTTCGAGAGCCCCGTGCTCCGGCTCGAGGTCGCCTCGGGGGTTCTTCCCTCGCCCTCCGTTGCGGCGGTTTGGGGTTCTTTTCAGGTTCCCTCGATCTTCTTCCATGCCGGTGCGCCCGGCGCCTACCGCTTCACGTACGGCAGCCTTGGCATGGCGCCGCCTCAGTACCCTTCTTTCGCGGTCCCGTCCCCCCCCGAGTCCGTACCCCTCCTGGTCTTGGGGCCCGAGCGCGATGGAGCGCCCGCAGGCCTGCCCGCCGCCCGGGCGGGCCTGGGTGCCGCCCTGCCCGAGGCCTCCTTCTCCACCGCCTGGCCCGTGAATCCCGGGCTGAGACCCGGGGAATTGGCCCGATTGGAGTTGCCCGGGGCCGTCTACGCCCCGGCCCGGACGGACCTCGGGGACCTGCGCCTGGAGTCGGGCGGGCGTCAGGTACCGTACCTGCTCCATGCGGCCGCCGAGCCGGTCTCCGTGTGGCGGGTCACCGGGCTCATCCCGAGCCCGGGCCGCATCCGGGGTGAAAGCGAAATCCTCCTCCCCGAGGTTCCCAAGGGTATGCACCTGACGGCCCTGGAACTGCGGACCTCCGCCTCGGCTTTCCACCGGCCCCTCGCCGTCCATTTTGTGGCCGATGGAAGCAGGCCTGGTCTCGAATCCCCACCGGCCGTCCACCACGGCGACTGGTCTTGCGCGGGCGCCTCGGCCCTGCCCTGCCGGCTCGTCGTGCCCCTATGGGGCGCCAGCCCCGGCGGAAAGATCCGTGTGGTCTTTCAGGACGGCGACAACCCGGCCCTTTCCTCGGTGGACGCGCTCCTGTGGCGCCGTGGACATACACTCTTTTTTCTGGCGCCCGAGGGGCCCGCGCGCCTCCTGGCCGGCTCGCCGAACCTGCAGCCGCCCCGCTATGACCTGGCCTCCCTGGCCTCCCAGATCCTCGCCATGCCCAGCCAGGCTGCCGACCTGGGTCCCGCCGAGGAAGGGGGCTCCCTGGCGGGCTCCCGGACGGTCCGGCTCGTCCTCGTCGGCGCCCTCATCCTCTGCGGTGCGGTCCTCCTCCTCATCCTCGCCCGCGCCTTGAAAAGGCCCGAGGGTTGA
- a CDS encoding cytochrome c maturation protein CcmE, translating to MKVKLTVALIIVAGAVGLFFLSNAGTGKTVYYYSPTQYMANPAVQSDRLKLKGIIEPGSVRLSADRLDLWFEVSDGERKIPVHYRGAVPDAFKEGLEVVVDGRMSGSGTFEGRELIVKCPSKYESTDGLPKA from the coding sequence ATGAAGGTCAAACTGACCGTCGCCCTCATCATCGTGGCAGGCGCGGTGGGGCTCTTCTTTCTGTCCAACGCGGGAACGGGTAAGACCGTCTATTACTACAGTCCGACCCAGTACATGGCGAACCCCGCCGTGCAATCCGACCGGCTCAAACTCAAAGGGATCATCGAACCCGGTAGCGTCCGTCTATCGGCGGACCGGCTCGACCTCTGGTTCGAGGTCTCGGACGGTGAGAGGAAGATCCCGGTTCATTACCGCGGGGCCGTCCCCGACGCCTTCAAGGAAGGTCTCGAGGTGGTGGTGGACGGCCGCATGAGCGGGAGCGGAACCTTCGAGGGGCGAGAGCTCATCGTCAAGTGTCCTTCGAAGTACGAATCCACAGACGGTCTTCCCAAGGCCTGA
- a CDS encoding polymer-forming cytoskeletal protein, whose product MAWFNKTPPPPPRTVLAPTALLEGDLVTRSEVEVHGRVAGTLKTDSTLTVGREGSLEGEAQCSALEAAGRLKGQFATAGLSSFGESARFEGDLSTRRLRIAAGAVLRGRIRESQA is encoded by the coding sequence ATGGCCTGGTTTAACAAGACGCCGCCGCCCCCCCCCAGGACGGTGCTCGCCCCAACGGCCCTCCTGGAGGGAGACCTGGTCACACGCTCCGAGGTGGAGGTCCACGGGCGAGTGGCCGGCACCCTCAAGACCGATTCGACCCTTACAGTGGGGCGGGAAGGCTCCTTGGAGGGTGAAGCCCAATGCTCCGCCCTGGAAGCGGCCGGTCGGTTGAAAGGCCAATTCGCCACGGCCGGGCTCTCCTCCTTCGGGGAGTCCGCACGCTTCGAGGGGGACCTCTCGACCAGACGCCTAAGAATCGCGGCCGGCGCCGTGCTGAGGGGCCGCATCCGGGAGTCCCAGGCTTGA
- a CDS encoding cytochrome c-type biogenesis CcmF C-terminal domain-containing protein has protein sequence MGTIGTYALFIALALALWGAVAAFVAYRTNDLRYLRSAVRSIHGITALSLLAVAALWIALLKNDFTIKYVWEYSRSSQPIIYKLSALWGGMNGSILFWCALLAVFCSLAVVLNRTNNLRLLPFTSFVLLLTLLFFLVLLNFKTSPFEPLMDSEGLAVKAYAPEMLARIEGNGLNPLLQNVYMAIHPPMLYQGYVGFAIPFAFILGALAHRERNTFWMRSARNWAMYSWLTLGIGILLGGYWAYIELGWGGYWAWDPVENASFLPWVTGTAFLHSFLMQEKRGIYRFWNVFFIMATFLLCIYGTFLTRSGILQSVHAFGQEDPTIPWYFKIGNIFIAFMLGMLALGVVLILRRQGLLKSGQRLESAGSRESLFLYGNLLLGLMTLIVLFGVTSPIFVRMVTGKEVSHGPEFYNPRILPVALAILLVMGIASIAPWRRGGWAGYRRHLLFPSLAGGSALAVSIAAFLYGGAASRADFASRPLTYAYLFACIALSFFVAAILVEEYIRSVKTSVAHGRATMPRALLSPFRDNPRRYGGYLVHLGMVCLFLGVAFSGTFQKEYQETMRPGDAVRFGPYTVRMAGLNHDDLNADLTKVNEARVWADLHVFKGDRFVAHLRPQRVFYAANPQQPTYEVAIHSRLMNDFYTLLAGFDPKDGTAVIGAFVNPMVAWLWLGGLLVLIGGTTALVPMRRY, from the coding sequence ATGGGGACCATCGGGACTTACGCGCTCTTCATCGCCCTGGCCCTGGCCCTCTGGGGAGCCGTGGCGGCCTTCGTGGCCTATCGAACCAACGACCTTCGGTACCTCCGCAGCGCTGTGCGCTCCATCCACGGAATCACGGCCTTGTCCCTCCTGGCCGTGGCGGCGCTGTGGATCGCCCTCTTGAAAAACGACTTCACGATCAAGTACGTCTGGGAGTACTCCCGCTCCTCCCAGCCCATCATCTACAAGTTGTCCGCGCTCTGGGGGGGAATGAACGGGTCCATCCTCTTCTGGTGCGCGCTGCTGGCCGTTTTCTGCTCCTTGGCCGTGGTCCTGAACCGGACCAACAACTTGAGGCTGTTGCCCTTCACCAGCTTCGTGCTGCTCCTGACCCTTCTCTTTTTCCTCGTCCTCCTGAACTTCAAGACGAGCCCCTTTGAGCCCCTCATGGACTCCGAGGGCCTGGCCGTCAAGGCCTATGCCCCTGAAATGCTGGCCCGAATCGAGGGGAACGGCCTCAACCCCCTCCTTCAGAACGTCTACATGGCCATCCACCCGCCCATGCTCTACCAGGGCTACGTGGGCTTCGCCATCCCCTTCGCCTTCATCCTGGGCGCGCTGGCCCACAGGGAGCGCAACACCTTCTGGATGCGGTCGGCCAGAAACTGGGCCATGTACTCGTGGCTCACTCTGGGCATCGGAATCCTCCTGGGCGGATACTGGGCCTACATCGAACTCGGGTGGGGAGGCTACTGGGCCTGGGATCCCGTGGAGAACGCCTCCTTCCTGCCCTGGGTGACGGGGACGGCCTTTCTTCACTCCTTCTTGATGCAGGAGAAACGCGGGATTTACCGGTTCTGGAACGTCTTCTTCATCATGGCCACCTTCCTGCTGTGCATCTACGGGACCTTCCTCACCCGCTCGGGCATCCTGCAATCGGTCCACGCCTTCGGACAGGAGGACCCGACGATCCCCTGGTACTTCAAGATCGGGAACATCTTCATCGCCTTCATGCTGGGCATGCTGGCCCTCGGCGTGGTTCTCATCCTGAGAAGGCAGGGCCTTCTGAAAAGCGGGCAGAGGCTCGAATCCGCCGGGAGCCGCGAGAGCCTCTTCCTGTACGGGAACCTGCTCCTGGGCCTGATGACGTTGATCGTCCTTTTCGGCGTGACGAGCCCGATTTTCGTCCGGATGGTCACGGGCAAGGAGGTGAGCCACGGCCCCGAGTTTTACAACCCGAGGATCCTGCCGGTGGCCCTCGCCATTCTCCTCGTCATGGGCATCGCATCCATCGCCCCCTGGCGGCGCGGCGGCTGGGCGGGCTACCGCCGGCACCTTCTCTTTCCCTCCTTGGCCGGCGGCTCGGCCCTGGCCGTCTCGATCGCGGCCTTCCTATACGGCGGAGCCGCCTCCCGAGCGGACTTCGCCTCCCGGCCCCTCACCTACGCCTACCTCTTCGCCTGCATCGCGCTCTCTTTCTTTGTGGCCGCCATCCTGGTAGAGGAGTACATCCGCTCGGTCAAGACATCCGTGGCCCACGGGCGGGCGACCATGCCAAGGGCCCTCCTTTCGCCCTTCCGCGACAACCCGCGTCGATACGGGGGATACCTCGTCCACCTGGGCATGGTCTGCCTCTTTCTCGGCGTGGCCTTTTCCGGGACGTTTCAAAAGGAGTACCAGGAGACCATGCGCCCCGGGGACGCCGTGCGCTTCGGGCCCTACACGGTCCGAATGGCGGGGCTCAACCATGACGATCTGAACGCCGACCTGACGAAGGTCAACGAGGCCCGGGTGTGGGCCGACCTTCACGTGTTCAAGGGGGACCGATTCGTGGCCCACCTGAGGCCCCAGCGGGTCTTCTACGCCGCGAACCCTCAGCAGCCCACCTACGAGGTCGCGATTCACTCCCGCCTCATGAACGACTTTTACACCCTCCTGGCGGGCTTCGACCCCAAGGACGGCACGGCCGTGATCGGGGCCTTCGTGAACCCCATGGTGGCATGGCTGTGGCTCGGCGGCCTGCTCGTCCTCATTGGCGGCACCACGGCCCTCGTGCCGATGAGGAGATACTGA